The following proteins are encoded in a genomic region of Bernardetia sp. MNP-M8:
- the rpsT gene encoding 30S ribosomal protein S20 produces the protein MANHKSALKRIRGNEAKRLRNRYQLKTTRTFMKRLRATTDAAEAKELLPKVIAMVDKLAKRNIIHDRNAANKKSKLMKYVNTLSA, from the coding sequence ATGGCAAATCATAAATCAGCCCTCAAGCGTATTCGTGGAAATGAAGCTAAACGTCTTCGTAACCGTTACCAATTAAAAACTACTCGTACATTCATGAAGCGTTTGCGTGCAACTACTGATGCAGCAGAAGCAAAAGAATTACTTCCTAAAGTAATCGCAATGGTAGATAAATTAGCAAAACGCAATATCATTCACGATAGAAATGCTGCTAACAAAAAATCTAAATTGATGAAATATGTAAACACTTTGTCTGCATAA
- a CDS encoding 1-deoxy-D-xylulose-5-phosphate synthase, which produces MSIKNLTLTELKEKCQELRHFIIEHVAQNGGHLGATLGVIELTIALHKAFSFLGTEQSDKLVWDVGHQAYAHKILTNRKNKFHTIRKHNGLSGFPSIKESKFDDFGTGHSSTSISAILGMAVTSQFSQDESIKNRWHIAVIGDGAFTAGLPFEALNNIQNNIENGIQPNVLIILNDNGMSIDENVGTLKSHFEELSKQKWKKENSENTFAIPSIFEFFGGNFHGSIDGHNLETLLDFFDELKQNTNQNLYTNKVHFLHIKTIKGKGIIENANSELESKYNSWHAPAKFETKTGQLIKSESSTKKSFLKFQDVFGKTITQLAKQNSKIIAVTPAMASGSSLLEMQKEFPNRIFDVGIAEQHAVTFSAGLATQKMTPFCVIYSTFLQRSYDQIIHDVCVQELKVIFCIDRAGLVGADGATHQGVYDIAFLRAIPNLVLAAPMDEIEFQKMLFAAQLEKNKTSFAIRYPRGEGFLVENNDTSKEKLLSINELEESENKIEIGKAKSIKKANNQTQIVILSYGITGNFAKEAIEVLENNQDFQNKIAHYDMRFCKPLDEDILHHILGFENIKNIITIEDGSKIGGFGGAILEFLNKNNYLQRLDKVEILGVPDSIISQATQQEQYNFCGISTESIINIISLYI; this is translated from the coding sequence ATGTCTATCAAAAATCTCACTCTTACAGAACTAAAAGAAAAGTGCCAAGAACTTCGTCATTTTATCATCGAACATGTAGCACAAAATGGAGGGCATTTGGGTGCAACTTTGGGGGTAATTGAGCTTACTATTGCCCTTCATAAAGCCTTTTCTTTTTTGGGTACGGAACAATCTGACAAACTTGTTTGGGATGTTGGGCATCAAGCCTACGCACATAAAATTCTGACAAACAGAAAAAATAAGTTTCATACTATCAGAAAACATAATGGTCTTTCAGGTTTTCCTTCTATCAAAGAAAGCAAATTTGATGATTTTGGAACAGGACATTCTTCTACTTCTATTTCTGCTATTTTGGGAATGGCTGTGACTTCTCAATTTTCACAAGATGAAAGCATAAAAAACCGTTGGCATATTGCAGTTATTGGTGATGGTGCTTTTACGGCTGGTTTGCCTTTTGAGGCTTTGAATAATATACAAAATAACATAGAAAATGGCATTCAACCCAATGTTTTGATAATTCTTAATGACAATGGAATGTCTATTGATGAAAATGTTGGTACACTCAAAAGCCATTTTGAAGAGCTTTCAAAACAGAAATGGAAAAAAGAAAATTCAGAAAATACATTTGCTATTCCTTCTATATTTGAGTTTTTTGGAGGAAATTTTCATGGTTCTATAGATGGACATAATTTAGAAACATTACTTGATTTTTTTGATGAATTAAAGCAAAACACAAATCAGAATTTATATACAAATAAAGTTCATTTTCTTCATATCAAGACCATAAAAGGAAAAGGAATTATTGAAAATGCTAATTCAGAATTAGAATCGAAATATAATTCGTGGCATGCTCCAGCCAAATTTGAAACCAAAACAGGTCAGCTTATCAAATCAGAGTCCTCAACTAAAAAGTCATTTCTCAAATTTCAAGATGTTTTTGGTAAAACAATTACACAATTAGCCAAACAAAACTCTAAAATTATTGCTGTTACTCCTGCTATGGCATCAGGTAGTTCACTTTTAGAGATGCAAAAAGAATTTCCTAATCGTATTTTTGATGTTGGAATTGCAGAACAACATGCTGTTACTTTTTCGGCAGGGTTGGCTACTCAAAAAATGACTCCTTTTTGTGTCATTTACTCTACTTTTTTGCAGCGCAGTTATGACCAAATTATTCATGATGTTTGTGTACAAGAACTCAAAGTAATTTTTTGTATTGATAGAGCAGGCTTAGTGGGAGCAGATGGAGCAACACATCAAGGAGTTTATGATATTGCTTTTTTGCGTGCTATTCCAAATCTTGTTTTGGCTGCACCAATGGACGAAATAGAGTTTCAAAAAATGCTTTTTGCTGCCCAATTAGAAAAAAACAAAACTTCTTTTGCAATTCGTTATCCTCGTGGAGAAGGCTTTTTAGTAGAAAATAATGATACGAGTAAAGAAAAATTATTGTCAATTAATGAATTAGAAGAATCAGAAAACAAAATAGAAATAGGAAAAGCCAAAAGTATAAAAAAAGCCAATAATCAAACTCAAATTGTAATCCTTTCTTACGGAATTACAGGAAATTTTGCCAAAGAAGCTATTGAAGTTTTAGAAAATAATCAAGACTTTCAAAATAAAATAGCTCATTATGATATGCGTTTTTGTAAACCTTTAGATGAAGATATTTTACATCATATTTTGGGATTTGAGAATATAAAAAACATAATAACAATAGAAGATGGAAGTAAAATAGGAGGTTTTGGAGGTGCTATCTTAGAGTTTTTGAATAAAAACAACTATTTACAACGCCTTGATAAAGTAGAAATTTTAGGTGTTCCAGATTCTATTATTTCCCAAGCAACCCAGCAAGAACAATATAACTTCTGTGGAATAAGCACTGAAAGTATAATAAATATAATCAGCCTTTATATTTGA
- a CDS encoding STAS domain-containing protein — protein MKFTLNKQEQYTVFKLQEEKLDSSIAPKLKTEFFTLYQSGMINLIFDMGDIKYVDSSGLSSILVAKRLSEQINGYLALAAVSDHVMKLMTISKLDSVLNIIPTVAESVDAVFMAELERDIKEDEKNNG, from the coding sequence ATGAAATTTACACTCAACAAACAAGAACAATATACTGTATTTAAGTTGCAAGAAGAAAAACTAGACTCTTCAATTGCACCCAAATTAAAAACCGAATTTTTTACGTTGTATCAGTCTGGAATGATTAATCTTATCTTTGATATGGGCGATATTAAGTATGTAGATTCATCTGGACTTAGCTCTATTTTGGTAGCAAAACGCCTTTCTGAGCAAATCAACGGGTATTTGGCTCTTGCTGCTGTTAGCGACCACGTTATGAAACTCATGACAATTTCAAAATTAGATAGCGTTTTGAATATCATTCCAACAGTAGCAGAATCTGTTGATGCTGTTTTTATGGCAGAACTAGAGCGTGATATTAAAGAAGATGAAAAAAATAATGGTTAA